The following are encoded in a window of Narcine bancroftii isolate sNarBan1 chromosome 2, sNarBan1.hap1, whole genome shotgun sequence genomic DNA:
- the LOC138753598 gene encoding uncharacterized protein isoform X2 produces MHRGVVEMLGMTEGNTAFQNLARLKAACNPFMKCITPERLYFVKTDNTMGKSTELYTIEDDDLESQNQGCDSIIDESGIPKTSPVPKFANINEHFEEKVPQNPEDIQSSTVSNIDYKTRTNQWSSSLSNKETMLSIIFEESFSTMSENENVCQSRAALMTTKNIVENDSTPSTSLSFFSGKSAVAPKRRSRTHSQKSSNFVSSLLEKSIHKQKRRKRLPTEQLIRIQEWIIRQLNNIEEASRYELVIEEDK; encoded by the exons ATGCACAGAGGTGTGGTTGAAATGTTAG GTATGACTGAAGGAAATACTGCTTTTCAAAACCTGGCAAGATTAAAAGCTGCATGTAATCCCTTCATGAAATGTATTACTCCTGAAAGACTGTACTTTGTAAAGACTGACAACACCATGGGAAAAAGTACTGAGCTTTACACCATAGAAGATGATGACCTGGAATCACAGAACCAGGGTTGTGATTCAATTATAGATGAATCTGGAATACCTAAAACTTCTCCTGTACCTAAATTTGCAAATATAAATGAACATTTTGAGGAGAAGGTGCCTCAAAATCCTGAGGATATTCAATCCAGTACAGTGAGCAACATTGATTATAAAACAAGGACTAACCAATGGAGTTCAAGTTTATCAAATAAAGAAACAATGCTGTCAATAATCTTTGAAGAAAGTTTTTCAACCATGtcagaaaatgaaaatgtttgcCAATCTAGGGCTGCACTGATGACTACCAAAAACATTGTAGAAAATGATTCAACACCTTCCACATCTCTCAGTTTCTTCAGTGGGAAATCTGCAGTTGCCCCTAAAAGAAGATCTAGAACGCATTCTCAAAAATCATCTAATTTTGTTTCAAGTCTTCTTGAGAAATCTATCCACAAacaaaaaaggagaaaaagattACCTACAGAACAG CTCATTCGGATACAAGAGTGGATAATTCGCCAGCTAAACAACATTGAAGAAGCTAGCAGATATGAACTAGTTATAGAAGAAGATAAGTAA
- the LOC138753598 gene encoding uncharacterized protein isoform X3, whose protein sequence is MTEGNTAFQNLARLKAACNPFMKCITPERLYFVKTDNTMGKSTELYTIEDDDLESQNQGCDSIIDESGIPKTSPVPKFANINEHFEEKVPQNPEDIQSSTVSNIDYKTRTNQWSSSLSNKETMLSIIFEESFSTMSENENVCQSRAALMTTKNIVENDSTPSTSLSFFSGKSAVAPKRRSRTHSQKSSNFVSSLLEKSIHKQKRRKRLPTEQLIRIQEWIIRQLNNIEEASRYELVIEEDK, encoded by the exons ATGACTGAAGGAAATACTGCTTTTCAAAACCTGGCAAGATTAAAAGCTGCATGTAATCCCTTCATGAAATGTATTACTCCTGAAAGACTGTACTTTGTAAAGACTGACAACACCATGGGAAAAAGTACTGAGCTTTACACCATAGAAGATGATGACCTGGAATCACAGAACCAGGGTTGTGATTCAATTATAGATGAATCTGGAATACCTAAAACTTCTCCTGTACCTAAATTTGCAAATATAAATGAACATTTTGAGGAGAAGGTGCCTCAAAATCCTGAGGATATTCAATCCAGTACAGTGAGCAACATTGATTATAAAACAAGGACTAACCAATGGAGTTCAAGTTTATCAAATAAAGAAACAATGCTGTCAATAATCTTTGAAGAAAGTTTTTCAACCATGtcagaaaatgaaaatgtttgcCAATCTAGGGCTGCACTGATGACTACCAAAAACATTGTAGAAAATGATTCAACACCTTCCACATCTCTCAGTTTCTTCAGTGGGAAATCTGCAGTTGCCCCTAAAAGAAGATCTAGAACGCATTCTCAAAAATCATCTAATTTTGTTTCAAGTCTTCTTGAGAAATCTATCCACAAacaaaaaaggagaaaaagattACCTACAGAACAG CTCATTCGGATACAAGAGTGGATAATTCGCCAGCTAAACAACATTGAAGAAGCTAGCAGATATGAACTAGTTATAGAAGAAGATAAGTAA